acaaaagagaaaatggtgtttgtgtgagcattTGAATATGAATTTGCAATGAAGGTGATCAAGGTCAGACTGTTAACCACTGAGTTTTGATAGTGACCTcaggtaaaatgaaaatatccaATGGATTGTTTAATTAGATGATTTCCATCTGAAATTTTGAAAATCTTTAGTGACTAGAGATAATGGTGCCTATGAACTGTTTTCTGTAAACACGATTCACTCTTTTAATTCATCTGTGATCTCAGTGCTGTGAAATTGCAATTTATTACCAAAACATTGTTGAAGCACTTTAGTCAGTGGATAAATAACGCATGGATGAGGCCGTTGGCGATAGtcatatgtgcacacatatgcacagcTTTGAATAGTAGCTTTGTAATCATCATATGACTGTGTAATCTGTGtaatctagttttttttttcttacttggGTAAGTTTGTTCTCCACCTTAAACCAAAGCTGTCCACTCCTTTGCatgtgcatttttcattttatacaactgaaggggaaaaaaaaaacaccacgtTAAGCACAGTTCAGGCAGTTCATTATGTGTTATTAGTCAGAAGCAAACCTTGGTCTAACCCTGTTTTTTAGCACACACTGGCAGTAAAAGGTGATTCATTACAGCATGATCCCTCAGGGAACTGATTGGCTGCGACAATCAAACTGTGTGATAATTGAAAGGCGGGAGTGCAAaatctttctccctttctttctgcCTGAGCTAGCCACTGTTTTGGAGCTGAGCTGGCCTAGAAACTCCAACAGAAGAAAAGCCGCCCCCCCCTCAGCTCCCTTCACAAAGCTTTCTCACAACCCCTCTCTCCTTTGCTCCCTCTCGCTCCGTCTCCCTCTCAGTGACAGCTCCTGGTGggctctttttttcctgtctgctcCCTCGCTCCCCTCACATCCGTCCTCTgggtctctgcctctcttttctccctctgaggATTTTATCCCAGACCGACTCTTTGAACACTTAACTTCACAGTAAACTCTTCCTTCTTTTAACCCTGCCTCCCTCCAAACCTGCGAGTCTTCATCCGATTAACCTCCTCGGCTCTGTCACCCTAAACCTGCATCAGACGGACCCGTTGCTCTAGAGGAGTCCCACTGATGCACGCTGTCTGTGGGATGTCATGCTTGGCGAAGCGCAAATATGTATGTTCCATAGGCTCTCTGCCAGTTGCTGTGCACTACGGAGCGTGTGTTAGCACTGAAGCGTGGTCACGGGCTTTGAGCAGCGGTCGCTCTGTGAACCAGCAGCGCAACAGTCTGCCTAGATTCTGCGGCTATCAATAGTCACGATGCGTTGCTGGAGGGACTGAGCACTCTATGGATTCTGGATATACAACCAAGCCAACAGTAATTCTCAAGAGGCTCTGCTTCTTCATTGTCAAGTGGAGCCTTTGTCCAGTGGACTTTGAGTCAAGTGGACTTTGTTTTGGAGAAGTATCCTGAGTGATGAGGGCTATCCCAGGGCCAcgctcttcccctctctcccgGCTGTGGTTGTCTCCCGAGGGACGCAcaaacagatagacagacagaccaaacaAAATTCCAGTCAAAGCCGTGCGCATGCGTCTCCCCGCCATGGAGGTCATCCTCAACCTGGTAACCGCTGACACCTCTCCACTCCCTAGTCCCACCACTGTGAGTCTCCAcctgtgtgtatagtgtgtgatGTGTGCGTTCATAGTCAtcgttttacatgttttttagGCTTTGACTCATTTTATTCACTTCCTCGATGGTTCAGGCCAATCCAGTGCATGTGTTTACATTGCTGTGGTGTTTATGTGGCTCCTCACCTGTTGAAATGGTATGCTACGttccttgtgttttttaaacaaacatgatACTGTGTTGACCATAAAAGGCGTTTCAGAGGTTAAGAAACCAAAAAATTGGGTAGGAGAACAATCTCTTTGTGTAAAAAGGATTTTGTCTTGAAATCACAGGGATTGAAAGTCTTTGTTGTGATAGTGGGCCCTAGAAAagcctctgtttttgtttttttttcttcccccctctgtctccccagACCTGCACTCAGCTGcttatgtgtgtttcttttagaTGTGAGCATGAAGTGCTTTTCTCACACTCTCTAAATTCCTCAAGAAATGCGCTGACAGGCATCGGCTCTGTGCGCATGCGTGcatacgtgcatgtgtgtgtgtattttagtgCAACTTCATGTTGCGTGCTAATTCATGAGTGCATGTGTTGAGTAAACTGCTTCTTGTCCAGCATCACATGGAGTTATGTAATTTTCCATATCTGGTGAATGGGGTCCATTGTTGCCACATTGGATCCCCTTAAAGGAAACCAAAAGAGGATTTCCATTAAGAACATCTCTTTTGTGTCAATATCAGCGCTGCTTAATTTGGCATTCCTGAGTGGGAACTGAAACCATTAGGAAATGAGAAGGGGATGGCAAAAACAGATTTAGGGTTAGATATGTCACTGACACGCACTGATGTTTTTGATagctaaaacaataaataactaAGAGCTGCTACACACAACATGGGGCCACGGGCTTCTCCCTGCATGCTTATGCCATCTTTGCTCTACCACCCcaaccacacaaaaacaaacaccatcagGTGCATACTAAATTTGTATCTATTTATTGAAGACGGGGATCTGGACCAATAAGTACTGTCACATTGTTGCTATGACAACCACTTCCTGATCCCCAGACTGCAGGGTTAAAGATCAGACCAACTAATCAGGAGTGTGAggttcagtcagtcagagatGATTGGCTTGGACACCTGGTGAGTGATGAGGTCAGAGAGATACAAATGATATAAATGCAGAGAAGACGgctgtaaaatgcaaaatgactcTTTACAGGTGGATGGATCACAGGCATCATTTAGGCACAGCACAAAGCATGAACCTAAAACCCCTGTTTCTTATGTCCACCATGGATCTAAGGTCCAGTCTCTCATGGATATTGGACTCTGTAGATAAGCAGGATCTGAGAGCCTGCTAACACCCACAACTGCTTAAACTCTGATGTGCCATGATATATCGGCACTGCACTTTCTCCATACTTTAGAGTATGCGGTACTAGGAGAGGTGTAGAGCAGAACAGATTCTCCAGAAAGAAACTTTACAGTATCCCGGTATTATCACTCATGTATCTTGGAACGTGCCtcacaagaaacacaagctcACATCACAGGAAGCTCACAACCACGCTGCAGGAATGCGAGGCATAACAACCAACAAGGTACTGTACTTTtgcactcacacatacaaatagCAAAAACCTGACCTTgaccacagaaaacattttttttaatgtatgatagaagaaaaaaagggtAAGTTAACTTGGGCGTTTCAGACCAGAATGTTTATATACAAAACAACCAGCACAGCTCAATGCTGTGGTTTACGATTAGCGTATTTATTCTAAATAGTGTATTTAAGACCATTATATAAGTTAGTAGTCTGAAACCCAAcatgatcattttatttcattcttaaaCATGTTGTGTAAAAACCTGTACATCTTAAAACAATAAGCAGTAGTCAAGGGTGAAAGTGGGGTTTGAATTCCACTCTACCCTGGTCATGGTACAGATTTCAATCGATGTGTGGAAAGAAGCTTAAGATTGtgtctgtttccactctttGGTCATCAAAACATCTCAACTTAAACTGAACCTGAACTCACCTGAGGCATCTGACAAAACAATAAACTCATATAACAGgacctggaggagagggaaacagaggatGGCACGTCTGAAGTTATGGGGTAGAGAGAAAAGGATAACTGGGAGATTGCCTTCTAAAAAATCGGGTtgtatgacagcagcagtccaTTTCTCTGCTCTATGACCTACATTGAGCAGGCAGGAATTTGGGGCAtatgtgtgtcctgtgtggCTGAGAGACATTGAGATGGGGCAGTACAAGATGTTCTTGTTGCGTGTATCTAATTATGTGTGATGCATATCTAACAACATTACCCGGTAATGCTCTCTAAATGCCTGTTTGTGTGAGACGTATGGCTGGAGGTCTGAGTGTTTTGCTGAGCTTTTCCCAGGCCTCTGATGGATCTGAGGTAAGTCAGGGATGCCCTTTCACGGCTGTAACCAGCTTTACGTGGATCAGAGGTTGTTGCACAATCAGCCCACCAGCAGGCGGACCCAGTCTTGGGACATGGGTGGAGTGAGAACagactcctgtgtgtgtgtgtgtgtgtgtgtgtgtgtgtgtgtgcgcgtgtgtgcgtgtgtgcaagGAGCCATACTGCAAGGGACATGTCCACGCAGACCCTTTTGTCTTTCTTACTGATAAAGTCTAATCAGAGTGGGATCAGGCAGCACcctaattacacacacacacatacacagcttCCCTTATTAGGCTACACAAACTCCAGTGATGCAGTGCCTATCGCTTCTTGCTTCAGTGGCTCAGCGCATCAACATGTTTGGCTCTGTTAACCCTGGGAAATTAGCCTAATCCTTCAGCTCACCATCTTTAATTACATGCATGATTAGTCACAGAAAAAGTCGACCATTTGGGGATGACACTGATCGCACAGACAGTTTGTTCGGTAACTGGAACTCTTCATCAGAAAGCTGGGGATGAAGCATTGCTTTGCTACGCGTGGTAGCATAGCAGTAAGAGTGTGTAATAAATGAGATCATAACTGCATTGACCAGTCGTTGAGCACACATGAGCTGTAGAAGAGGACACAACTATGTAGACCTCCTGACCAATCACCTGTGTGTGGTTCCCTCACTTTACATAACTGAAGAACTCTGCTGACAGTGATTTTTGATCAATTAAAGGGTGCTGATTTGGCGCCAGTGTGTACAGGTCACCCTCTTATCACTCTATCTAAAACACCTATCTGCTCTGTATTGCAGGGTACTCCAGTTCAGGGTCCAGCTGACTCGTCCTTTGCCCTCTTTATCTGTATCTATAGTCAGAGGGTACATGTTTGATGATTCAGATAACTGTGTCATCTGTTAGACAAGAGCAAACTGTGGAATCTTTCCATTTACTCCATGGAGTGTTCACGTGGATGAAATGGGCACTTCATTCATGCTTGCCTTCATAAAGCTATTAATACTGTTTTGTTTATAGACAAGAACAGAGCAGGTGCTGCTCTGAAACGTTACCTCTTAGTTCTCAGCTGTGCCAGCCCAGCAGGCCATTCTTGTTCTCTGATTCATTAGATCGCCTTGGCTTCCCGACAAGAGGATTTGATAATGATTAGGTTTACTGTACACAACATTTGTCAGGTAAATTGACTCATGGATGTGGCCCTTCTTGTATTTAATGCTGGCGTACAGTAATTAACACAATGCAAATCAATGCCATTTTAAAGTCAAATCACCTAAAGCTTAAGGCACCTAAAACTTTTATGCCAAAGCACCTGAAAATTGCAAATGACTTGCCAAATCTGTGGTGTTTCCCAGTGCCCAGAGGAATGTGCCCTTGGctaagtgtctgtgtgtgagtagTGATGGGATGTCAGACTGGTTTTTCTTGCCCTCCCTCTATTGGCTggcacagacaaagacagagagacttTGAGTTGATGTGGTCTCAGATTGGAGAACCAGCCTCCAAGTCTAACTGTTTGATTGCAAAAAAAGAGATCAATTACTAATGATAGTCCCTGCTAATAATTACTTTGTTGCACTTCATGCACTATGACCAGGTACATAAAGTACATGATAATCGTATACAGATAATTTGCTTTTATGTAATAGCAGTATATTTTAAGTTAGCTGCTCTGTTTAGTTTGATATCTTagttgtatgtatgtaaattTCCTGTAAGTGTGTCCACTTTGCTTATGGTGGAAGAAGTAAAGTAGCAATGCGGCAATGTAAACATCCTTGATAATAAAAGCCCTGCATTTATAACGtcacttaagtaaatgtactaTTATCTGCAAAATGTACTGAAAGTATCAAGAGTAAAAGTATTTATAATTCAGAAAAATGGCCCCTGTGAGTGTTATATGTAAGTAGCATTTTAGTTTGGTCGTTAGTTAGTGTTAGTATAATCTACAACAATTCGTCATATGTTATAAACCAATCATATATTGTGTATGTTAAATATTAATCTGAAACTTTACGAACTATAAGAGATAACTGACAATGTTACATGTCACCACTGCTCTGCCGTGTGTGTACATAGTACTTTATTCTAATGACAGTGGAGGCACACTTCACAGTTGTAGCTGAGTAATATCACTAGTTAGGTGTTGTATTATTAgtcctgtttgtctgtgatttttttcctcttagtGAACCTTATATCGTAAAAGCAAAAAGTCCCTGACTGGCGAGCTATTTCTGCTCGTGGTCAGGATGACAGACGGCTGCCTGCAGCGCAGCTCAGAGGATGATGTCATCCTTCAGCTctgaggggtgaggaggggtgaggagggggcgGAGCCTCTCGGGCTGCCCAGTTGACTGGAGTTTCAGGTGCGCTTCAACTTTCACAACAAGCCCGGCGAGTTGGAGCGACAGGACCGTCCGGCGAAACCTCAAGGAGCCGGCTTCAGGGGGCTGGGATGTAACTGCGTGAGTCCAACAGAGTGTCAGGACAGATGAAAATAGTCAGCTCGGCTTCACTCTCGGCACAATGCACTGGGAACAACTTCTCCGTTTGACGAATGGAAAGGTGAGCCGCTTTTTGCGCATGTTAAGGTCGCTGTTATGACAGAAGATGACTTatcagagagaggcagagtacTTTGGACTGATCTCTCCGTGCTTGAAATCACTTGGCACAAAGTTTTAGTTTCCCCCGGATGCGTTGTGGTTTCTGTTGTTGACTGTGGTGCCTGTCATCAATTAGTCACGCTTTCGCGCGTGCAGGTGAGCCTCTGGTGCTTTTGGTTTTTCCCTCTTATGGATTGATCGTGATGACAAGCCTACTTCAGACGCCGAgtggtgtgtgagtggtggACGCCAAGGTGGATATCTGTCACCGTGCCCTCCGCTCTCTCGTCCTGTGCTTTCCGTTTTTCTGGGTGGcctctgaccccccccaccccacggTGTTCTGTCAGGTTCTGCTTATTTTGCGTGCATGCTCGGTGATGAGAGGAAGATTTTGATCACAGTCGCTCCCTGAAACTCATAGCTCCATCAGTGACACAACAGTGTTCTATGTGTGCTTCCCCTGAGGAAATGAATCACATCGGCTGGGTGTGATTGAAGGTGCTAGGTTCATCATCTTCTCAGGTAGAGTTTATCCACTCTTAGGAAAATACAGGAAAAGCCCAATTTAGATAGCTCTTTGATTTTTACACAAATGCTCTGTGGCCTATTGACAAAATCAGGTCAGTATCTAGAAAAAGCAACACAGACAAATATCCTTAATCTGTGAAACTGTTGTAAACAAAAATCTAATATCCTGTCATTCTTGTCCTATATTGTCGCTCcctgcacaaacaaaaatagagaTTAGGCTGATACTCTTTTCAttctgttcttctctgtttAACCAAAGAAACAGAGACTTTGGATAGCTCTTGATTCACACCTGGAAGTGTCCAGTTTCGTATGGTTGCGCTGAGTATTTGCAAAACTTACTGTGTTCctccactttcttttctttgtaaatcactaaatgaaaaaaatctattttgcaTCTTCCTCTTCAGACGCTCTGACCGCAAGTGGCCCTTTCAACTGACTCAGTTTGCCCTCCTTCCAGGCAACTGACTGCAGAAATGCAGACGCCTCTGTTTTTACTATGTGTcagcaaaatgaccaaaaccCCTCAATATGCAATTCACACTTTTTCTtccctattttttttatttccctcaTTTCCTCTTCTGACCCTTTGCCTGCCCCGATCTCTTCACTTCAGATCGACCGGCTGGAGGTGAGCGGGCTGGGACAGACTCCCCTGGCCGTCTCATGTGGGGCGGACAGTTCGTTCCCGGGAGGTGAGGATAGCACCCCAGATCCTCAGCGCACTAAGCAGGCCATCgcccagctgcagcagaaaatcCTTAAGCTCACAGAGCAGATAAAGATCGAGCAGACAGCCCGGGATGACAACGTCGCAGAGTACCTCAAGCTGGCCAACAATGCCGACAAACAACAAAGCACACGCATCAAACAGGTAGAATGAGGAGTCGTTGCACTCTACATAACTATTAACATGTATATTCAAAGATTAAAGATTAATCCAGGGGACTACTTGTGTTACTTTGTAACAGGCTGTTAAGCTTATATGACAATTTGTGCATTAACACTAAACTTGTTTGTACAGGTTCTTTGTTCAGAGACTTAGGGAGGAGACTTACTAAATATACTGAACAGGAGTGAGTTATTGTAGCGTAATGTTTATTGCACTAATGAAAACCTGCTCTGTGGCTGTCAGGTGTTTGAGAAAAAGAACCAGAAGTCAGCGCAGACCATCCAGCAGTTACAAAGGAAACTGGAGCACTACCACCGGAAGCTGCGTGAAGTGGAGCACAACGGCATCCCACGCCAGCCTAAAGATGTTCTGCGGGACATGCAGCAGGGCCTGAAGGACGTCGGAGCCAAAGTCACGGGCTTCAGTGAAGGCGTGGTGGACAGCGTAAAGGGAGGCCTCTCCAGCTTCTCCCAGGCCACCCACTCTGCTGCCGGGGCCGTCGTCTCCAAACCCCGGGAGATTGCTTCGCTGTTTCGCAACAAATTTGGCAGCGCTGACAACATCCCCTCGCTCAAAGACTCTTTGGACGACCCCTCAGTGGAAGACGGTGTGACAGGGGCTGGCGGACGTTCGCTGGGAAGCACTGGGCATCACCTCCAGCCCAGTCCCAAGTACGGCAGTGAGGACGACTGCTCTAGTGCCACGTCAGGCTCAGCGGGGGCCAACAGCACCACAGGGGCCCCTGGAGGTCCCCCCAGTTCCAAGGGCAACACACTGGAGAGGAGCCAGAGCTCCAGCCTGGacatgctgctgcaggaggtCCAGGAGCTGAGGGAGGGCCAGGCAAGGCTCGAGGAGAGCCTTGATGGTTTGAAGAGCCACTATCAGAGAGACTACACAGTTGTTATGCAAGCACTGCAGGAGGAACGCTTcaggtacagacagacagaacataCGAGAATGTGTGTATTATACATTCCAGAACCAGTTCAGCACGAGAAATCCCATAAAAGTCCTGCAACACATACTGGTCATTCGTATCGCTGTGCAGTATGATCACAGACAGCACTCGCTCTGCTGGTGCTCCAGAGAGCTCTTTCATCAAAGCTGGCACGCAGTAGATAACAAAACAAAGCCATGATCTGGACCTCCTCTACATAAAATGTGTGAAGTCTGCAGGAAGGTGCTGTCCTTATTAACCCAGTGTCAAAGCCTATGTGCCATGCTAAATACATTATGCAGATCTTGATTGGCAGTCTTATTATTTCCCGTGTGTCTTCCATAAACAGCACTGTTATTAATACTAACTCTTTTGCCCTAACAAGTTACTTTAACATTTAGACTGAACTGTATATTAAAATGCTTCTAGCCTTCAGCCCTGCATATAAGAAAATTAGTTTTGTTGTTTGAGACAGCAGCTGATATTTAAATGGGGCACTTCGCCTAAGTGACAGACACACCTGCACAGTCCACAAGTGTCCTCTAAGTAGAAAGACCTTTGGCAGTATTTCAGCCCTTGTCTAAGCCCGTGTATCTCATCTTAGACTTAGACGTCTCGgtgcagcttttgttttggtctgtCTGTGGGCAGTTggctttaaaaaacacactcgCATTCCTCCAGAATGTTTTGACAAGAGGGCACAAAGATTAAGACACCGGCAAGGAGGGGAGATATAGTGAGCAGCGTAAATAGTGAGAGAAACATGAGCATTTTTCTTCCTAAAATGTCCATCTGAGTCCAGAGCggtttgtgtttgtcctttaAGGCCAAAATAATagcaaacagaacagaacagagctcTTTTTAGCCTCCCCTCAGGGAGTGATCATTAATAAACTAAGCATATTGCTAAATAGCTTTTCAGGGACTGAATCCATCCATTAATCATAAGAAAGAAATAGTGAACATTTGACTTTCTTAACTTGGGctgcaaataatgattattttaattttgatgaatgtagagctgaaatgattaacCGACTGacaaaattaatcagcaacaatTTTGATCATTGAATGATTAATTTATTCCAGCCTCATTCTAGCCTCTAAAATGTGAACACTTTCTGGTTTCCTTCGTCTTCTGTAGTAGTAATCTGAATATCTATGGGTTACAAAGACATCGCCATGGGCTCTggcaaaaacaagatttttgtAATTccttattttcttacattttattggccaaacaaataatcaat
This sequence is a window from Pempheris klunzingeri isolate RE-2024b chromosome 11, fPemKlu1.hap1, whole genome shotgun sequence. Protein-coding genes within it:
- the tmcc1a gene encoding transmembrane and coiled-coil domains protein 1 isoform X5, which gives rise to MHWEQLLRLTNGKIDRLEVSGLGQTPLAVSCGADSSFPGGEDSTPDPQRTKQAIAQLQQKILKLTEQIKIEQTARDDNVAEYLKLANNADKQQSTRIKQVFEKKNQKSAQTIQQLQRKLEHYHRKLREVEHNGIPRQPKDVLRDMQQGLKDVGAKVTGFSEGVVDSVKGGLSSFSQATHSAAGAVVSKPREIASLFRNKFGSADNIPSLKDSLDDPSVEDGVTGAGGRSLGSTGHHLQPSPKYGSEDDCSSATSGSAGANSTTGAPGGPPSSKGNTLERSQSSSLDMLLQEVQELREGQARLEESLDGLKSHYQRDYTVVMQALQEERFRCERLEEQLNDLTELHQNEILNLKQELASMEEKIAYQSYERARDIQEALEACQTRISKMELQQQQQQVVQLEGLENATARTLLGKLINVLLALMAVLLVFVSTVANCVVPLMKTRSRSLSTLLLILLLAFLWRNWDALSGYTHRALQPPG
- the tmcc1a gene encoding transmembrane and coiled-coil domains protein 1 isoform X6, giving the protein MVQRFSLRRQYSKIDRLEVSGLGQTPLAVSCGADSSFPGGEDSTPDPQRTKQAIAQLQQKILKLTEQIKIEQTARDDNVAEYLKLANNADKQQSTRIKQVFEKKNQKSAQTIQQLQRKLEHYHRKLREVEHNGIPRQPKDVLRDMQQGLKDVGAKVTGFSEGVVDSVKGGLSSFSQATHSAAGAVVSKPREIASLFRNKFGSADNIPSLKDSLDDPSVEDGVTGAGGRSLGSTGHHLQPSPKYGSEDDCSSATSGSAGANSTTGAPGGPPSSKGNTLERSQSSSLDMLLQEVQELREGQARLEESLDGLKSHYQRDYTVVMQALQEERFRCERLEEQLNDLTELHQNEILNLKQELASMEEKIAYQSYERARDIQEALEACQTRISKMELQQQQQQVVQLEGLENATARTLLGKLINVLLALMAVLLVFVSTVANCVVPLMKTRSRSLSTLLLILLLAFLWRNWDALSGYTHRALQPPG
- the tmcc1a gene encoding transmembrane and coiled-coil domains protein 1 isoform X3, encoding MVAGQGSAAAGMMRRGTSLQSRRSKGSGSGDRDPLLRGSPQAPHRRNTHDPQQHTSRPRSSSTTDTTPSSPTPGYTCGDVVLSSGYQSTEETDRIDRLEVSGLGQTPLAVSCGADSSFPGGEDSTPDPQRTKQAIAQLQQKILKLTEQIKIEQTARDDNVAEYLKLANNADKQQSTRIKQVFEKKNQKSAQTIQQLQRKLEHYHRKLREVEHNGIPRQPKDVLRDMQQGLKDVGAKVTGFSEGVVDSVKGGLSSFSQATHSAAGAVVSKPREIASLFRNKFGSADNIPSLKDSLDDPSVEDGVTGAGGRSLGSTGHHLQPSPKYGSEDDCSSATSGSAGANSTTGAPGGPPSSKGNTLERSQSSSLDMLLQEVQELREGQARLEESLDGLKSHYQRDYTVVMQALQEERFRCERLEEQLNDLTELHQNEILNLKQELASMEEKIAYQSYERARDIQEALEACQTRISKMELQQQQQQVVQLEGLENATARTLLGKLINVLLALMAVLLVFVSTVANCVVPLMKTRSRSLSTLLLILLLAFLWRNWDALSGYTHRALQPPG
- the tmcc1a gene encoding transmembrane and coiled-coil domains protein 1 isoform X2, whose amino-acid sequence is MVGGFFLFSSGQGSAAAGMMRRGTSLQSRRSKGSGSGDRDPLLRGSPQAPHRRNTHDPQQHTSRPRSSSTTDTTPSSPTPGYTCGDVVLSSGYQSTEETDRIDRLEVSGLGQTPLAVSCGADSSFPGGEDSTPDPQRTKQAIAQLQQKILKLTEQIKIEQTARDDNVAEYLKLANNADKQQSTRIKQVFEKKNQKSAQTIQQLQRKLEHYHRKLREVEHNGIPRQPKDVLRDMQQGLKDVGAKVTGFSEGVVDSVKGGLSSFSQATHSAAGAVVSKPREIASLFRNKFGSADNIPSLKDSLDDPSVEDGVTGAGGRSLGSTGHHLQPSPKYGSEDDCSSATSGSAGANSTTGAPGGPPSSKGNTLERSQSSSLDMLLQEVQELREGQARLEESLDGLKSHYQRDYTVVMQALQEERFRCERLEEQLNDLTELHQNEILNLKQELASMEEKIAYQSYERARDIQEALEACQTRISKMELQQQQQQVVQLEGLENATARTLLGKLINVLLALMAVLLVFVSTVANCVVPLMKTRSRSLSTLLLILLLAFLWRNWDALSGYTHRALQPPG
- the tmcc1a gene encoding transmembrane and coiled-coil domains protein 1 isoform X4 codes for the protein MMRRGTSLQSRRSKGSGSGDRDPLLRGSPQAPHRRNTHDPQQHTSRPRSSSTTDTTPSSPTPGYTCGDVVLSSGYQSTEETDRIDRLEVSGLGQTPLAVSCGADSSFPGGEDSTPDPQRTKQAIAQLQQKILKLTEQIKIEQTARDDNVAEYLKLANNADKQQSTRIKQVFEKKNQKSAQTIQQLQRKLEHYHRKLREVEHNGIPRQPKDVLRDMQQGLKDVGAKVTGFSEGVVDSVKGGLSSFSQATHSAAGAVVSKPREIASLFRNKFGSADNIPSLKDSLDDPSVEDGVTGAGGRSLGSTGHHLQPSPKYGSEDDCSSATSGSAGANSTTGAPGGPPSSKGNTLERSQSSSLDMLLQEVQELREGQARLEESLDGLKSHYQRDYTVVMQALQEERFRCERLEEQLNDLTELHQNEILNLKQELASMEEKIAYQSYERARDIQEALEACQTRISKMELQQQQQQVVQLEGLENATARTLLGKLINVLLALMAVLLVFVSTVANCVVPLMKTRSRSLSTLLLILLLAFLWRNWDALSGYTHRALQPPG